The Leishmania major strain Friedlin complete genome, chromosome 31 genome contains a region encoding:
- a CDS encoding GP63-like protein, leishmanolysin-like protein, with translation MSHVPAVLWRMELWLCALFIYAAFTTAAAPSSCGHSQIVHKQGHLPLTYAALRNNGNGLRYQVEMDLERWNGSATDEQRAVEPQATVTISSDREDSEWAPIRIAVFMPDLEDESKYCTAIGQMRPDSSGSLVPCTSNADLLTDAKKTVLINSILPQAVNMHAQRLKVRRPAASTSIVVNSMPGSYCGSFTVPTAHRTTGVPDADFVVYVAAGPTSTPKSFIAWAVTCQYYPNTATVTSRPAVGVMYFNPRYLPTSEGETQEHVDRYGGNPSGSTNRLRRVASHELLHALGFTSSVFKARGMFATVPSLRGKRNVPVLNSSAVRAAAKAKYGISDTEVFYGVELEDQGAPGTSLSHWKRRAAKDELMAPVFGLARYSSLSLAALEDMGFYKVDFSKAEPVALGATAGGKLFTEPCLTEGTSNTPTVFCDSLSASVRSCTADRLSIGRCALTTYSSALPSYAQYFPNQPTLGGSLSHSDYCPVIQPLSNTGCSGGSLGAMPGSITGDNARCFDADNLLVKFTFTQPGAICAKVHCKNASRTYEVLVIGANSWLSCGAGGTGVTVQPAVSSPNVFLKGGRIACPPYDDVCYANPVAFAEVEAPPTTSTTASPSAATAATHGMVVSGLVAVAVLLGVCIC, from the coding sequence ATGTCGCATGTGCCCGCCGTGCTGTGGCGTATGgagctgtggctgtgtgctCTCTTCATTTACGCAGCTTTCACcacagccgcggcaccgtcCTCGTGCGGGCACAGCCAGATCGTCCACAAGCAAGGTCACCTCCCTCTCACAtacgcagcgctgcgcaacAATGGCAACGGGCTGCGCTATCAGGTCGAAATGGACCTCGAGCGATGGAATGGCTCAGCCACCGACGAACAGCGTGCCGTCGAGCCACAGGCCACTGTCACGatcagcagcgacagagaGGACTCGGAGTGGGCCCCCATCCGCATTGCTGTCTTCATGCCCGATCTGGAGGACGAATCGAAGTACTGCACAGCCATTGGTCAGATGCGCCCCGATTCCAGCGGCTCCCTGGTACCGTGCACCAGCAACGCTGATCTCTTGACGGATGCGAAAAAGACCGTGCTGATCAACTCTATACTACCCCAGGCAGTCAacatgcacgcgcagcgaCTGAAGGTGCGTCGGCCGGCGGCCAGCACCTCCATCGTTGTGAACTCCATGCCGGGGTCATACTGCGGCTCCTTCACCGTCCCGACAGCGCACCGGACAACGGGCGTGCCGGACGCGGATTTTGTCGTCTACGTGGCAGCGGGTCCGACATCTACTCCGAAGAGCTTCATTGCGTGGGCTGTTACTTGCCAGTATTACCCCAACACGGCCACGGTCACGAGCCGCCCAGCTGTGGGAGTGATGTACTTCAACCCGCGCTACCTGCCGACCTCGGAAGGGGAGACGCAAGAGCACGTTGACCGTTACGGAGGCAACCCGTCTGGCAGCACAAATCGCCTTCGCCGCGTTGCCAGCCATGAactgctgcacgcgctcgGCTTCACCTCAAGCGTCTTCAAGGCGCGCGGCATGTTTGCCACCGTCCCGTCTCTGCGTGGAAAAAGGAACGTACCGGTGCTGAACTCATCGGCTgtgcgcgcggctgccaAGGCCAAGTACGGCATCTCTGACACAGAGGTGTTTTACGGCGTCGAGCTGGAAGATCAAGGCGCGCCGGGCACGTCACTTTCGCACTGgaagcgccgcgccgcgaaGGATGAGCTGATGGCTCCTGTGTTCGGTCTGGCACGCTACAGCTCCTTGTCGCTCGCTGCCCTGGAGGATATGGGCTTCTACAAAGTCGACTTCAGTAAGGCCGAGCCTGTTGCCCTCGGCGCCACTGCAGGGGGTAAGCTCTTCACAGAGCCATGCTTGACGGAAGGCACCTCCAACACCCCTACGGTGTTCTGCGACAGCCTCAGCGCCtcggtgcgcagctgcacggcgGACCGGTTGAGCATTGGTCGGTGCGCCCTCACTACCTACTCCTCGGCTCTGCCAAGCTATGCGCAGTACTTCCCTAATCAGCCGACCCTCGGTGGCTCTCTGTCGCACAGCGACTACTGCCCCGTGATACAGCCCCTCTCCAACACCGGGTGCAGTGGCGGCTCGCTAGGTGCGATGCCGGGCAGCATCACTGGTGATAACGCGCGCTGCTTCGACGCAGACAATCTGCTGGTAAAGTTCACATTCACTCAGCCTGGTGCCATCTGTGCCAAGGTACACTGCAAGAACGCGTCTCGCACCTATGAGGTGCTCGTGATCGGCGCGAACAGCTGGCTCTCGTGTGGCGCCGGTGGCACTGGGGTGACGGTGCAGCCAGCAGTGAGTAGCCCCAACGTGTTCCTGAAGGGCGGCCGTATTGCCTGTCCGCCTTACGACGATGTGTGCTACGCGAACCCGGTCGCCTTCGCGGAAGTGGAAGcgccccccaccacctccacaacAGCCTCACCAAGCGCGGCTACAGCTGCCACGCACGGAATGGTCGTTAGCGGccttgttgctgttgctgtgttGCTCGGTGTGTGCATCTGCTAA